A single Thermoanaerobacterium sp. RBIITD DNA region contains:
- a CDS encoding IS1182 family transposase → MQKSKLYNKNYTQFNGCYQLVLPLNCEMLIPEDDSVRLLSQILEGLNYEKLYKAYSFTGRKPAVEPKILFKVLTYAYMNNIYSSRKIESACKRDINFMWLLEGSKAPDHSTIARFRKEYLADAMEDLFYQLVQHLHEIGEVKFEHLFVDGTKIEANANRYTFVWKKAINKNQAKMFTKIQSCIESINLTYMTNFTVTKETLLDDIEKIIDYLKKKKEEEQIEFVHGIGKRKSKLQKFNEELEKFYERQKNYDTHNQLLDGRNSYSKTDPDATFMHMKDDHMNNSQLKPGYNVQIGVESEYVTGVGIFQDRSDNTTLIPFLNDMESNLGNKYQNIIADSGYESEENYLYLEEKNQKYYIKPQTYEKWKKKSFKNDISKRENMVYDKDKDEYTCHNRKQLRPIGIIYRTSASGYRSEITVYECEDCNNCPYKSKCTKARGNRKMQVSKTFVEKRQISYENITSEEGILLRVNRSIQVEGAFGVLKNDYQFNRFLTRGKNSVKTEFMLLCFSYDVNKLHAKIQNERCEKHLHGIKIA, encoded by the coding sequence ATGCAAAAAAGTAAATTATACAATAAGAATTATACACAATTTAATGGATGTTATCAATTAGTTCTTCCATTAAATTGTGAAATGTTAATACCAGAGGATGATTCGGTTCGCCTGCTTAGCCAAATATTGGAGGGATTGAATTACGAAAAGTTGTACAAGGCATATTCTTTCACTGGAAGAAAACCTGCAGTAGAGCCAAAAATCCTGTTTAAGGTATTAACTTATGCTTACATGAATAACATTTATTCCAGCAGAAAGATAGAAAGTGCATGCAAAAGGGATATTAATTTTATGTGGTTGCTTGAAGGAAGCAAAGCACCTGACCACTCTACTATTGCCAGATTCCGCAAGGAATATCTCGCCGATGCAATGGAAGATTTGTTTTATCAGTTGGTACAGCATCTCCATGAAATAGGTGAAGTAAAGTTTGAGCATCTCTTCGTAGACGGTACAAAGATTGAAGCCAATGCTAACCGCTATACATTTGTATGGAAAAAGGCTATTAATAAAAATCAAGCAAAGATGTTTACAAAAATACAATCTTGCATAGAATCAATTAATCTTACGTATATGACTAATTTTACTGTTACTAAAGAAACTTTATTGGATGACATAGAAAAGATAATTGACTATCTTAAAAAGAAAAAAGAAGAAGAGCAGATAGAATTTGTTCATGGTATAGGGAAACGCAAGTCAAAACTCCAAAAATTTAATGAAGAGCTAGAGAAGTTTTACGAACGTCAAAAGAACTATGATACACACAATCAATTATTGGATGGAAGGAATAGTTATTCTAAAACTGATCCAGATGCAACATTTATGCATATGAAAGATGACCACATGAACAACTCTCAATTAAAGCCAGGATACAATGTGCAGATTGGGGTTGAAAGTGAGTATGTCACTGGTGTTGGTATATTTCAGGACAGGTCTGACAACACTACCCTTATTCCATTTCTAAATGATATGGAATCAAATTTAGGAAACAAATATCAAAATATCATAGCGGACTCTGGATATGAGAGTGAAGAAAACTATCTGTATTTGGAAGAAAAAAATCAAAAATACTACATAAAGCCGCAGACATATGAAAAGTGGAAGAAAAAAAGTTTTAAAAATGATATTAGTAAGCGTGAAAACATGGTTTATGATAAAGATAAAGATGAATATACCTGCCACAATAGAAAACAACTTAGACCAATTGGAATCATTTATAGGACTTCAGCAAGTGGCTACCGTTCAGAAATTACTGTATACGAATGTGAAGACTGCAACAATTGTCCATATAAATCAAAATGTACAAAAGCACGAGGCAACCGAAAGATGCAAGTATCAAAAACATTTGTAGAGAAGCGACAAATATCTTATGAGAATATCACATCTGAGGAGGGAATTCTCCTGAGAGTTAATCGTTCAATACAGGTAGAAGGTGCTTTTGGAGTTCTAAAAAATGATTACCAATTTAATAGATTTTTAACACGTGGGAAAAACAGTGTAAAAACGGAGTTTATGCTGTTATGTTTTTCCTACGATGTAAACAAACTGCATGCAAAAATACAGAATGAGAGATGTGAAAAGCACCTTCATGGAATAAAAATAGCCTGA
- a CDS encoding MBL fold metallo-hydrolase: MNNNLKIQRFIIGPLQSNCYVVVDPDTKECVVIDPGEPINEIPDYIIKNGYKPKYVLLTHGHLDHIGGVDFLRDRFDVKVCISEDDSKMLSDPHLNLSMMDFERIVVKPADILLKDGDVLKFGDKKINVIHTPGHTPGGSCFRIGEVCFTGDTLFNGSIGRTDFPGGNYNDIMESIKNKLFKLNDDVIICPGHGETSTIGYEKTENPFL, translated from the coding sequence ATGAACAATAATCTTAAAATACAAAGGTTTATTATAGGACCATTGCAATCAAATTGCTACGTTGTAGTTGATCCGGATACAAAAGAATGTGTTGTAATAGATCCAGGTGAGCCCATTAATGAAATACCGGATTATATAATAAAAAACGGATATAAACCAAAATACGTCTTGCTTACACATGGGCATCTTGATCATATAGGTGGTGTAGACTTTTTGAGAGACAGATTCGATGTCAAGGTGTGCATTTCGGAAGATGATTCTAAAATGTTATCTGATCCACATCTTAATTTGTCTATGATGGATTTTGAAAGAATTGTGGTTAAACCGGCAGATATTTTACTAAAAGATGGAGACGTTTTGAAGTTTGGCGATAAGAAAATAAATGTGATTCATACGCCTGGTCATACACCTGGTGGCTCATGCTTTAGAATAGGTGAAGTTTGTTTTACAGGTGATACTTTATTTAATGGCTCAATAGGAAGGACAGATTTTCCTGGTGGCAATTATAATGACATTATGGAATCTATAAAAAATAAATTGTTTAAATTAAATGATGATGTGATAATATGTCCAGGTCATGGTGAAACATCAACAATAGGGTATGAAAAAACAGAAAATCCATTTTTATAA
- the dtd gene encoding D-aminoacyl-tRNA deacylase, whose translation MRAVVQRAVSGKVTVDREVISTINKGLVVLVGVSIEDSDEDVNYIADKIANLRIFEDSNDKMNLSVRDVNGEILLVSQFTLLGDARKGRRPNYMNAAKPDDALLYFNKLRNKLKEIGLDVKTGKFRAVMQVSLINDGPVTILLDSKRNF comes from the coding sequence TTGAGAGCTGTTGTACAAAGAGCGGTTAGTGGCAAGGTGACTGTTGATAGGGAGGTAATAAGTACCATCAATAAAGGTCTAGTTGTATTAGTTGGAGTTTCAATAGAGGATAGTGACGAGGATGTAAATTATATTGCGGATAAGATTGCAAATTTAAGAATATTTGAAGACAGTAACGATAAAATGAATCTATCGGTACGAGATGTTAACGGTGAAATATTGCTTGTATCGCAATTTACACTTCTCGGTGATGCAAGAAAAGGAAGAAGGCCAAATTATATGAATGCTGCAAAACCGGATGATGCACTTCTTTATTTTAATAAACTTAGAAATAAATTGAAGGAAATCGGACTAGATGTGAAAACGGGAAAATTTCGTGCAGTGATGCAGGTGTCATTAATAAATGACGGGCCTGTTACAATTTTATTAGATTCTAAAAGAAATTTTTAG
- a CDS encoding bifunctional (p)ppGpp synthetase/guanosine-3',5'-bis(diphosphate) 3'-pyrophosphohydrolase: protein MIEKVIDKIKEYNKSDVDVNLIVRAYNFALKAHEGQYRNSGEPYIVHPVEVAYILAELELDLPTIAGGLLHDVIEDTAVAYDDLKGEFGQEIADLVDGVTKLGMIEYKSKVEQQAENMRKMLIAMAKDIRVIMIKLADRLHNMRTLKYLSEEKQKEKAQETLEIYAPIAHRLGISRIKWELEDLSLRYLHPEEYYNLVEKVARKRKEREQSIQELINKLKEKLKEIGIKAEVDGRPKHFYSIYKKMKQQNKTFEQIYDLMAVRVIVNTVKDCYGTLGVVHTLWKPMPGRFKDYIAMPKPNMYQSLHTTVMGPNGEPFEIQIRTWEMHRTAEYGIAAHWKYKEGKTEEDEFDAKLAWLRQLLEWQRELKDAKEFMETLKIDLFTDEVYVFTPKGDVISLPAGSTPIDFAYSIHTEIGHRLNGAKVNGKIVPIDYELKNGDIVEILTISNTDRGPSRDWLQIAKSSQAKNKIRQWFKKEKREENIERGEEIFYRELKKHGIQQAQLKNDIMESVLKKLNIHSEEDLYATIGYGGLTVNQIIPRIKEELKQIESEINKQKIPTSDAKKHSKIGGMGVIVKGEDNVMVRFSKCCSPVPGDEIIGYVTKGRGVSIHRKDCPNIKDYVYDKNRIIEVEWNQGKNIAYQADIQIMANDRYGLLTDVTSILADIKISVRAVNARTTKDNIAIINLTLEIISKEQLEKIMNKLKALDGVTDVYRISA from the coding sequence ATGATTGAAAAAGTTATAGACAAAATTAAAGAGTATAACAAATCAGATGTTGATGTTAACTTAATAGTAAGGGCATATAATTTTGCATTAAAAGCCCATGAAGGCCAATATAGAAATTCAGGAGAACCATACATTGTTCATCCTGTAGAAGTAGCATATATATTGGCAGAACTTGAACTGGACCTTCCAACGATTGCTGGTGGGCTTCTTCATGATGTTATAGAAGATACAGCGGTTGCATACGATGACTTAAAAGGTGAGTTTGGACAAGAAATCGCTGATTTAGTCGATGGTGTTACAAAACTTGGTATGATTGAATATAAGTCAAAAGTTGAGCAACAAGCTGAGAATATGAGGAAAATGCTTATTGCTATGGCAAAAGATATCAGGGTTATAATGATAAAGCTTGCTGATCGCCTTCATAATATGCGTACACTTAAATATCTTAGTGAAGAGAAACAAAAAGAAAAAGCACAAGAAACACTTGAAATATATGCACCCATAGCACATAGGCTTGGAATATCAAGAATTAAATGGGAACTTGAAGATCTGTCACTTAGATATCTTCATCCTGAGGAATATTATAATCTTGTTGAGAAGGTAGCAAGAAAAAGAAAAGAAAGAGAACAATCTATACAGGAACTGATAAATAAGTTAAAAGAAAAATTAAAGGAAATCGGCATAAAGGCCGAAGTTGATGGCAGGCCTAAGCATTTTTATAGCATTTATAAAAAAATGAAACAACAAAATAAGACTTTTGAACAGATTTACGACCTTATGGCAGTTAGAGTCATTGTAAATACTGTTAAAGATTGCTATGGCACACTTGGGGTTGTCCATACATTGTGGAAGCCGATGCCTGGAAGATTTAAAGACTATATAGCAATGCCAAAGCCAAATATGTATCAATCACTTCATACAACTGTCATGGGGCCAAATGGTGAACCATTTGAAATACAGATAAGAACGTGGGAGATGCATAGGACAGCAGAATACGGTATTGCAGCACATTGGAAATATAAAGAAGGTAAAACTGAAGAAGACGAGTTTGACGCAAAATTAGCATGGTTAAGACAACTTTTAGAATGGCAGAGAGAACTTAAAGATGCAAAAGAATTCATGGAGACACTTAAGATAGACCTGTTTACAGACGAGGTTTATGTTTTTACACCAAAAGGTGATGTAATTAGCCTTCCCGCTGGATCTACGCCGATTGATTTCGCATATAGTATTCATACTGAAATAGGCCATAGATTGAATGGTGCAAAAGTTAATGGTAAGATAGTACCTATTGATTATGAACTTAAAAATGGAGATATAGTAGAGATTTTGACTATATCAAATACTGACAGGGGTCCTAGTAGAGACTGGTTACAAATTGCGAAAAGCTCGCAAGCAAAAAATAAAATAAGACAGTGGTTTAAGAAGGAGAAGCGGGAAGAGAATATTGAACGTGGTGAAGAAATATTCTATAGAGAATTAAAAAAACATGGAATCCAGCAAGCACAACTTAAAAACGATATTATGGAATCTGTATTAAAAAAGCTTAATATACATTCAGAAGAGGATTTGTATGCAACAATTGGGTATGGTGGTTTAACAGTCAATCAGATAATACCCCGCATCAAAGAAGAACTTAAACAAATAGAAAGTGAAATTAATAAACAAAAAATACCCACAAGTGATGCTAAGAAACACTCAAAAATCGGAGGAATGGGCGTTATTGTTAAGGGCGAAGATAATGTTATGGTGAGATTTTCTAAATGCTGTTCACCTGTTCCAGGAGATGAAATAATAGGTTATGTTACAAAGGGAAGAGGTGTATCAATACACAGGAAAGATTGCCCTAATATAAAGGATTATGTATATGATAAGAATAGAATAATAGAAGTGGAATGGAATCAAGGTAAAAATATAGCATATCAAGCAGATATTCAAATTATGGCAAATGATAGGTATGGTCTTTTAACAGATGTTACAAGCATCCTAGCAGATATAAAGATATCCGTAAGAGCAGTTAACGCCAGAACAACTAAGGATAATATTGCCATTATAAATTTAACACTAGAGATTATATCGAAGGAACAGCTTGAGAAGATAATGAATAAATTAAAAGCTCTTGATGGTGTAACAGATGTATATAGAATAAGTGCATAA
- a CDS encoding adenine phosphoribosyltransferase codes for MKLDDVKSLIREIPDFPRKGIGFKDITPVLKDKDAFSYSVNMLADALKGRNVDLIAGPEARGFLFGAPLAYKMGIGFIPVRKPGKLPAETIKYEYELEYGMDSLEIHKDAIKKGKRVVIVDDLLATGGTIFAAAKLIEELGGIVDCILFLTELTFLDGRKKLDGYDIISLIKF; via the coding sequence ATGAAACTTGATGATGTAAAGTCGTTAATTAGGGAAATACCAGATTTTCCAAGGAAAGGGATAGGTTTTAAAGATATAACACCTGTATTAAAGGACAAAGATGCATTTTCGTATTCAGTAAATATGCTTGCAGATGCATTAAAAGGACGAAATGTTGATTTGATTGCCGGACCAGAGGCAAGAGGATTTTTATTTGGAGCACCATTAGCTTATAAAATGGGAATTGGCTTTATACCTGTAAGAAAGCCAGGAAAACTTCCTGCGGAAACAATTAAGTATGAGTATGAGCTAGAATATGGAATGGATTCATTAGAAATACACAAAGATGCTATAAAAAAAGGGAAAAGAGTTGTAATAGTCGATGATTTACTTGCAACAGGTGGTACTATTTTTGCTGCTGCAAAACTAATAGAAGAATTAGGAGGTATCGTTGATTGCATTTTATTTTTGACGGAATTAACATTCCTCGATGGTCGTAAGAAGCTTGACGGATATGATATAATTTCATTAATTAAGTTTTAA
- the recJ gene encoding single-stranded-DNA-specific exonuclease RecJ: MTKTYRWVTKKSLNEDFVEEVRKRFNLKYFIAKTIVNRGYDDLNKINEYLNPNLSMLYDPFLLDGIKESVLIIKEHINKNNKITIYGDYDVDGITSTSILYRTLKKLGANVDFYIPDRLQEGYGINSDAINRIHESGTNLIITVDCGITSIKEVSMAKSYGMDIIITDHHQVPDILPNALCIINPHIKDSKYPFKDLSGVGVAFKLCSALIDEEALEYLDIVSIGTIADIVPLTSENRIIVKEGLKRLITTKNKGLRALIKVSGLENMVINTHHVGFILAPRLNAAGRLKSAISCVKLLTTEDENEANKIANYLNNENTLRQELEKKILDEAIMQVENNIDLSTEKFIVLYSNNWHPGIIGIVSSRITEIYSRPSILISVQDGIGKGSGRSIKGFNIYESLKYSSEYLIKYGGHEMAAGITIKSENIEAFKEKINNYANDCLNDVDLVPIIEIESHIKDEKINADAVKQINLLEPFGNGNVAPIYSIDNLVIKNISTVKGNRHLKLCAHKDGVDYDIIAFDMGSEINKLKVNDLIDVAGYIKINEWNNVEQIEVIAKDIKIKERNIEYFKNLLKTMMDLQDVQIKDICCNNMIDMRGISDKNEYVLKTFKSDEDVAVIVNTRFQLQKLLKYLKRNNFFDYKLSQGEIYEQRVIFWNINNANLINRFKNILFYDIPFNAKMFYNILAQNNGDVKIHLLFGDNDLLSNFKDLKEILPRRSDFVKIYKNISKNSNDILFKDQIYSKFNINTVKVLYCIKVLNETGLINVKESDNIFVLGRNNMDEKIDLQENENLKSIYVAKDNFLKFANTILKIKFKEETA, from the coding sequence ATGACAAAGACTTATAGGTGGGTGACAAAAAAAAGTCTTAATGAGGATTTTGTTGAAGAAGTTAGAAAAAGATTTAATTTAAAATATTTTATAGCAAAAACAATTGTTAATAGAGGTTATGATGATTTAAATAAAATAAATGAATATTTAAATCCAAATTTAAGTATGCTGTATGATCCATTTTTATTAGACGGTATAAAAGAATCTGTTTTAATTATTAAAGAACATATTAATAAAAATAATAAAATCACTATATATGGTGATTATGACGTTGATGGAATAACAAGCACATCAATATTATATAGAACTTTAAAAAAATTAGGAGCAAATGTTGATTTTTACATACCTGATAGGTTGCAGGAGGGTTATGGTATTAACAGTGATGCAATAAACAGGATACATGAATCAGGAACAAATCTCATAATAACTGTAGATTGTGGTATAACATCAATTAAAGAAGTCAGCATGGCAAAGAGCTATGGTATGGATATCATTATAACAGATCATCATCAGGTTCCTGATATTTTACCAAATGCGTTATGTATAATAAACCCACATATTAAAGATAGTAAATACCCATTCAAAGACCTTTCAGGTGTTGGTGTCGCATTTAAGTTATGTTCGGCTCTTATCGATGAGGAAGCATTGGAATATCTTGATATAGTTTCTATTGGGACAATTGCTGACATAGTACCTTTAACAAGTGAAAATCGTATAATCGTAAAAGAAGGTTTAAAAAGACTTATTACAACAAAAAATAAGGGCTTACGGGCTCTAATCAAGGTATCAGGACTTGAAAATATGGTCATTAATACACATCATGTAGGATTTATATTAGCTCCACGTTTGAACGCAGCTGGAAGACTTAAAAGTGCAATATCTTGTGTTAAATTGCTTACTACAGAAGATGAAAATGAAGCAAATAAAATCGCCAATTACCTAAATAATGAAAATACTTTAAGGCAAGAATTAGAAAAGAAAATTCTTGATGAAGCGATAATGCAGGTTGAAAATAATATTGATTTAAGTACAGAAAAATTTATTGTTTTATATAGTAATAATTGGCATCCTGGTATTATAGGAATAGTTTCATCACGGATAACAGAAATATATTCGAGACCTTCTATCCTGATAAGCGTCCAAGATGGAATCGGAAAGGGATCAGGAAGAAGTATAAAGGGATTCAATATATATGAATCTTTAAAGTATTCAAGTGAATATCTTATTAAATATGGTGGCCACGAGATGGCTGCCGGTATAACTATAAAAAGCGAAAATATAGAAGCGTTTAAAGAGAAAATAAATAATTATGCAAATGACTGCCTGAATGATGTTGATTTAGTACCGATTATAGAAATAGAGTCACACATAAAGGATGAAAAAATTAACGCTGATGCAGTTAAACAAATTAATCTGTTAGAGCCATTTGGCAATGGCAATGTTGCTCCGATTTATAGTATTGACAATTTGGTTATTAAGAATATAAGTACTGTCAAGGGAAATCGACATTTAAAACTTTGCGCGCATAAAGATGGTGTTGATTATGATATAATAGCGTTTGATATGGGAAGCGAAATAAATAAATTAAAAGTGAATGATCTCATAGATGTAGCGGGATATATTAAAATCAATGAATGGAATAATGTGGAACAAATTGAGGTAATTGCTAAAGATATAAAGATTAAAGAGAGAAATATCGAATATTTTAAAAACCTTTTAAAGACTATGATGGATCTTCAAGATGTACAAATTAAAGATATATGTTGTAATAATATGATAGATATGAGGGGAATCAGCGATAAAAATGAATATGTCCTAAAAACTTTCAAAAGCGACGAAGATGTAGCGGTGATAGTAAACACAAGATTTCAATTACAAAAACTTTTAAAATATCTTAAAAGGAATAATTTTTTTGATTATAAATTAAGCCAAGGGGAAATTTATGAACAAAGAGTTATATTTTGGAACATCAATAATGCTAATTTAATAAATAGGTTTAAAAATATATTATTTTATGATATACCATTTAATGCGAAAATGTTTTATAATATATTAGCACAGAATAATGGAGATGTAAAAATCCATTTACTTTTTGGTGATAATGATTTGTTATCAAATTTTAAAGATTTGAAAGAGATATTGCCGAGAAGGAGTGATTTTGTCAAAATATATAAAAATATCAGTAAAAACAGTAACGATATTTTATTTAAGGATCAAATATATAGCAAATTTAATATTAATACTGTAAAAGTGCTATATTGCATAAAAGTTCTCAATGAAACCGGATTGATAAATGTTAAAGAAAGTGATAATATTTTTGTGTTAGGTAGAAATAATATGGACGAAAAAATAGACTTACAAGAAAATGAGAATCTTAAAAGCATATATGTTGCTAAAGATAATTTTTTAAAGTTTGCTAATACAATATTAAAAATAAAATTTAAGGAGGAAACAGCATGA
- the ubiB gene encoding 2-polyprenylphenol 6-hydroxylase, whose protein sequence is MRFLSILSNKKYIIRYKEILKVLTKNGFGFIAEVLSKNKRIPFIFIKKNYVSISLPERIRITLEELGPTFIKMGQLLSTRPDLLPHDVIEELTKLQDGVPPVDFDIIKKIIEDELGSSISVLFQMFDDRPIASASIGQVYRARTIEGYDVVVKVQRPGIYDKIVGDLTILKSIARILNERLTDSPIDFVDVVNELSTSLLNELDYTLEGNNAARFKENFINEDYVYIPEIYWNYTTKKVLTMEYIDGISVKNKNLLIEKGYDLKKIAYDGAMSILMQIFEYGFFHGDPHPGNILVRYDGTISYIDFGIVGYIDKSNREMIIELFKAFADNDTDEVISILSDMDAIRSDTNIKNLKYDLSNVISYFYNTPLKNINIEDSVRKIMTIIYKYKLMMPAEFTLLLKSLATIEGVGKELDPDFSISDIAKDFIHKIYIENFSLSKTVKVNLKDLHKISLQFRKFPRKLQSILTKIVKDDVKVKLNIEETEKMKYDLNLMINKIIISIIASSLIIGSSLILSSDGGYKLYGYNVIGLLGFIVSFVLCLSIVYNIIFVEKRKK, encoded by the coding sequence ATGAGATTTCTCAGTATTTTGTCAAATAAAAAATATATCATTAGGTACAAAGAAATTTTAAAAGTGCTTACTAAAAATGGTTTTGGTTTTATCGCTGAAGTTTTATCTAAAAATAAGCGGATACCATTTATATTTATTAAAAAGAATTATGTATCTATTTCTCTTCCAGAGAGAATTAGGATAACTCTTGAAGAATTGGGACCAACGTTCATTAAAATGGGTCAATTATTAAGCACGAGACCTGATTTATTGCCACATGACGTTATTGAAGAATTGACTAAATTGCAGGACGGTGTTCCACCTGTTGATTTTGATATCATAAAAAAGATAATCGAAGATGAATTAGGGTCATCAATATCAGTGTTATTTCAAATGTTTGATGATAGACCTATTGCATCAGCGTCAATCGGACAAGTATATAGAGCTCGTACTATAGAAGGATATGACGTAGTTGTAAAAGTACAGAGACCTGGGATATATGATAAAATTGTTGGCGATTTAACTATTCTTAAAAGTATTGCGAGAATCCTAAATGAGCGATTAACTGACTCACCGATTGATTTTGTAGATGTTGTTAATGAATTATCTACATCTCTTTTGAATGAATTAGATTATACCCTTGAAGGTAATAATGCTGCTAGATTTAAAGAAAACTTTATAAATGAGGATTATGTATACATACCTGAAATATATTGGAATTATACTACGAAAAAAGTACTTACAATGGAGTACATAGATGGAATTAGTGTTAAAAATAAAAATTTACTGATAGAAAAGGGATATGACTTAAAAAAAATAGCATATGATGGTGCAATGTCAATATTAATGCAAATATTTGAGTATGGGTTTTTCCATGGTGATCCACATCCAGGTAATATACTTGTGAGATATGATGGCACGATTTCGTATATTGATTTTGGTATTGTTGGTTATATCGACAAGTCAAATCGAGAGATGATAATAGAACTTTTTAAAGCATTTGCAGATAATGATACAGATGAAGTTATAAGTATTTTATCTGATATGGACGCAATAAGAAGTGATACAAACATTAAAAATTTAAAGTATGATTTGAGCAATGTAATAAGTTATTTTTATAATACACCTTTAAAAAATATTAATATAGAGGATTCAGTTAGAAAGATAATGACCATAATTTATAAGTACAAATTAATGATGCCTGCTGAGTTTACACTGCTATTAAAATCTCTTGCCACAATTGAAGGTGTTGGAAAAGAGCTTGACCCCGATTTTAGTATTTCTGATATAGCAAAGGATTTTATACATAAGATCTATATAGAGAATTTTAGTTTATCAAAGACAGTAAAAGTTAATTTAAAAGACCTCCATAAAATATCGCTTCAATTTAGGAAGTTTCCAAGAAAATTGCAGAGCATCCTTACTAAAATAGTAAAAGATGACGTTAAGGTAAAGCTGAATATTGAAGAAACTGAAAAAATGAAATATGACTTAAATTTGATGATAAATAAAATCATCATAAGCATTATAGCATCTTCTCTTATAATTGGTTCTTCGCTTATTTTGTCATCAGATGGTGGATATAAGTTATATGGATATAATGTAATTGGGCTGTTGGGTTTTATTGTATCATTTGTATTATGTTTAAGTATTGTTTATAATATAATATTTGTCGAAAAAAGAAAAAAATGA
- the secF gene encoding protein translocase subunit SecF: MRWNNIKWNIDVIGKTKVWFTISGIIILAGLIAMFTMGLNWGLDFTGGTVMEFDLHKTVTTSTNTEITNLLKSHGVKESQVKAIGTNNTHVSISTPSLDDKTRTEVIDDLKSKYKLTDKDLVSSQNVGAALGKEMQVGTIFASLVAAALMLIYIGFRFNFEMGAAAVLALIHDILIMLAAYALLRIVVNTPFVAAILTVFGYSINDTIVIFDRIRDNIKLMRKSSYAEIANVSINETMTRSINTVMTVLLMLILMYFFGPASIKSFALPLLIGIASGAYSSIFIASPLWVIFKDKEGKNRVGNKTGNKPQRA, encoded by the coding sequence ATGAGATGGAATAACATTAAATGGAATATTGATGTTATCGGTAAAACAAAAGTATGGTTTACAATATCTGGAATAATAATATTAGCTGGATTGATTGCGATGTTTACCATGGGTCTTAACTGGGGTCTAGATTTTACAGGTGGTACTGTTATGGAATTTGATTTGCATAAGACAGTAACAACAAGTACAAACACTGAGATTACAAATTTATTGAAGTCCCACGGTGTGAAAGAATCACAAGTAAAAGCTATTGGAACTAACAACACACATGTATCAATTTCAACACCAAGCCTTGATGATAAAACAAGGACAGAGGTTATTGATGATTTAAAATCAAAATATAAATTAACTGACAAAGACTTAGTATCTTCACAAAATGTTGGCGCAGCACTGGGAAAAGAAATGCAAGTGGGAACAATCTTTGCATCATTAGTTGCTGCTGCTTTAATGCTCATATATATTGGTTTTAGATTCAATTTTGAAATGGGTGCTGCAGCAGTTTTAGCATTGATACATGATATATTAATTATGCTTGCAGCATATGCATTACTTAGAATTGTCGTAAATACACCGTTTGTTGCAGCAATACTAACAGTCTTTGGTTATTCTATAAATGATACAATAGTTATATTTGATAGAATTAGAGATAATATAAAACTAATGAGAAAGTCAAGTTATGCAGAAATTGCAAATGTCAGTATTAATGAAACGATGACCCGTTCTATAAATACAGTTATGACAGTTTTATTGATGCTTATACTCATGTACTTCTTTGGACCAGCGTCAATAAAGAGCTTTGCACTACCACTTTTAATAGGTATTGCAAGTGGTGCATATTCGTCAATATTCATTGCAAGTCCATTATGGGTTATATTTAAGGACAAGGAAGGAAAAAATAGAGTAGGAAATAAGACAGGTAATAAACCGCAAAGGGCATGA